The proteins below are encoded in one region of Flavobacterium nackdongense:
- a CDS encoding ABC transporter ATP-binding protein, with amino-acid sequence MKELQHLNKYFFKYKYSFLLGIVITIVAQIFSLFTPKLISKSFTVIEAFAKDKSVSKSIIQQELITNILLIIATTIIAGFLTFLMRQTLIVMSRHIEFDLKNEVFRQYEMLSQNFYKQNRTGDLMNRISEDVSKVRMYVGPAVMYTINTFIRFAIVIMYMFSVSPRLTLYTLLPLPILSYAIFKISSEINKRSTIFQQYLSKVSSFTQEIFSGIRVIKAYSLEDQHQKNMVDLSQESKSKSLKLAKIQALFGPLMLALIGISNLVVIYFGGLMYINGTIKSIGTIAEFILYVNMLTWPVASLGWVSSMVQEAEASQKRINEFLKIVPEIQNNNPEKSIIEGAISFENVSYTYDDTNITALKNVSFTVQEGETLAILGKTGSGKSTIISLISRLYDVSEGQITIDEKEISQLNLFDLRNTIGIVPQDAFLFSDSIRNNIKFGKENATDEEVETAAKSAVVHDNIIGFNKQYDTILGERGITLSGGQKQRVSIARAIIKNPKILLLDDCLSAVDTETEEAILNNLQEICKDKTTIIVSHRVSSAKNADRIIVLDEGQIIEQGSHNQLLNQEGYYAALYLKQLSEKELQ; translated from the coding sequence ATGAAAGAATTACAGCATTTAAATAAATATTTTTTCAAATACAAATACAGCTTTTTGTTGGGCATCGTGATTACGATTGTGGCGCAAATATTTTCTTTGTTTACACCGAAGTTAATCAGCAAATCCTTCACGGTCATCGAAGCGTTTGCAAAAGATAAATCCGTATCGAAAAGCATCATTCAACAAGAGTTGATTACGAACATTTTACTCATCATTGCCACCACAATAATCGCTGGTTTCTTGACTTTTCTGATGCGTCAAACCCTGATCGTGATGTCGCGCCACATCGAATTCGATTTGAAAAACGAGGTGTTCCGCCAATACGAAATGCTATCACAGAATTTTTACAAACAAAACCGCACGGGCGATTTGATGAACCGCATCAGCGAAGATGTTTCGAAAGTAAGAATGTATGTAGGCCCTGCGGTAATGTACACCATCAATACGTTCATTCGTTTTGCAATCGTCATTATGTATATGTTTAGTGTTTCGCCTCGACTCACTCTTTACACGCTGCTTCCCCTGCCGATTTTGTCGTATGCTATTTTCAAAATTAGCTCTGAAATCAATAAACGAAGTACCATTTTTCAGCAATATTTATCTAAAGTTTCGAGTTTTACACAAGAAATTTTTTCAGGAATTCGAGTGATAAAAGCGTATTCGTTAGAAGATCAACATCAAAAAAATATGGTGGATTTATCACAAGAAAGCAAAAGCAAAAGTTTGAAATTGGCCAAAATTCAAGCGCTTTTTGGTCCATTGATGTTGGCACTTATTGGAATAAGCAACTTGGTGGTGATTTATTTTGGTGGTTTAATGTACATCAACGGAACCATCAAAAGCATTGGAACCATCGCCGAATTTATTTTATATGTCAATATGCTCACTTGGCCCGTAGCCTCATTGGGTTGGGTTTCATCAATGGTGCAGGAAGCTGAAGCTTCGCAAAAACGCATCAATGAATTCCTGAAAATCGTTCCTGAAATTCAAAACAACAATCCCGAAAAATCCATAATCGAAGGCGCAATTTCTTTCGAAAATGTGAGCTACACTTACGATGACACTAATATTACGGCCTTGAAAAATGTATCTTTTACCGTTCAAGAAGGCGAAACCTTAGCGATTTTAGGGAAAACGGGATCCGGAAAATCGACGATTATTTCGTTGATTTCTAGACTGTATGACGTCAGCGAGGGACAAATTACAATCGACGAAAAAGAAATCAGCCAACTGAACTTATTCGATTTGAGAAACACCATCGGAATCGTTCCCCAAGATGCATTTTTATTTTCGGATAGCATTCGAAACAACATCAAATTTGGAAAAGAAAACGCTACCGATGAGGAGGTTGAAACGGCTGCTAAAAGTGCTGTAGTGCACGACAATATCATCGGCTTCAACAAACAATACGACACGATTTTGGGCGAAAGAGGCATTACGCTTTCTGGCGGACAAAAACAACGGGTTTCAATCGCTAGAGCTATTATCAAAAATCCAAAAATTTTGCTTCTCGACGATTGTTTATCTGCTGTAGATACCGAAACCGAAGAGGCAATTTTGAACAATCTTCAGGAAATTTGTAAAGACAAAACCACCATTATTGTCAGTCACAGAGTCTCCTCAGCTAAGAATGCCGATCGGATTATTGTTCTAGACGAAGGGCAAATTATTGAGCAAGGTTCTCATAATCAATTACTAAATCAAGAGGGCTATTATGCCGCTTTATATTTGAAACAACTTTCTGAAAAAGAATTGCAATAA
- a CDS encoding PUR family DNA/RNA-binding protein, translated as MREHDLLEKEEIFSKVLRAGRRTYFFDVRATKADDYYITITESKKFTEADGSFHFKKHKIYLYKEDFAAFTEILEEMTSYVLNHKGEEVISERHQKDFKKEYEAETFEEEKLPSTSNFTNIEFDDI; from the coding sequence ATGAGAGAACACGATTTGTTAGAAAAAGAAGAAATATTTTCGAAAGTTTTAAGAGCTGGAAGAAGAACCTATTTCTTTGATGTGAGAGCAACAAAAGCAGATGATTATTACATTACGATTACCGAAAGCAAGAAATTTACAGAAGCAGATGGTTCGTTTCATTTCAAAAAACACAAAATTTATTTATACAAGGAAGATTTTGCTGCTTTTACTGAAATTTTAGAAGAAATGACTTCGTATGTTTTGAACCATAAAGGCGAGGAAGTAATTTCTGAAAGACATCAAAAAGATTTCAAGAAAGAATACGAAGCAGAAACATTTGAAGAAGAAAAGTTACCGTCCACTTCGAATTTTACGAATATCGAATTTGATGATATTTAA
- a CDS encoding peptidylprolyl isomerase, whose translation MENGIYAKFNTAKGSILVKLTHELTPGTVGNFVALAEGNMENKIKPQGQKFYDGLNFHRVIPDFMIQGGCPLGTGTGDPGYKFDDEFHQDLRHDGPGVLSMANSGPGSNGSQFFITHVATPWLDNKHTVFGNVVEGQDVVDAIAQGDKLETLEIIRVGEEAQKWNAIEAYVGLKGARLKKLAALKAESEAKMEQLAAGFEKTESGLRYQFIQRGSGKQAENGKTVSVHYEGSLENGKVFDSSYPRKKPIEFKLGIGQVIEGWDEGIALLKVGDKARFVIPSDLGYGPSGAGGVIPPNATLIFDVELMDVK comes from the coding sequence ATGGAAAACGGAATATATGCTAAATTCAACACTGCAAAAGGTTCGATTTTAGTTAAACTTACTCACGAATTGACACCGGGAACTGTAGGAAACTTTGTTGCCCTAGCTGAAGGAAATATGGAGAACAAAATTAAACCTCAAGGACAAAAATTCTACGATGGTTTGAATTTTCACAGAGTAATTCCTGATTTTATGATTCAAGGAGGTTGTCCTCTAGGAACTGGAACGGGAGATCCAGGGTATAAATTTGATGATGAGTTTCACCAAGATTTGCGTCACGATGGGCCTGGTGTTTTGTCTATGGCAAACTCTGGACCGGGAAGCAACGGTTCGCAATTTTTTATCACACACGTGGCAACGCCTTGGTTAGACAATAAACATACCGTTTTCGGAAATGTGGTTGAAGGACAAGATGTTGTAGATGCCATTGCTCAAGGCGATAAATTAGAAACTCTCGAAATTATAAGAGTAGGTGAGGAAGCTCAAAAATGGAACGCTATCGAAGCGTATGTAGGATTGAAAGGGGCGCGTTTGAAAAAATTAGCCGCTTTGAAAGCAGAATCTGAAGCCAAAATGGAACAACTAGCGGCTGGTTTCGAAAAAACAGAAAGCGGTTTGCGTTACCAATTTATCCAAAGAGGAAGCGGAAAACAAGCAGAGAATGGAAAAACAGTTTCAGTGCATTATGAAGGTTCATTAGAAAACGGAAAAGTGTTTGATTCTTCTTATCCAAGAAAAAAACCAATCGAATTCAAATTAGGAATCGGACAAGTAATCGAAGGCTGGGACGAAGGAATCGCATTATTGAAAGTAGGCGATAAAGCTCGCTTTGTCATTCCGTCGGATTTAGGATACGGGCCAAGTGGGGCGGGAGGAGTGATTCCACCAAATGCAACTTTGATTTTTGATGTCGAATTGATGGACGTGAAATAA
- a CDS encoding NAD(P)-dependent oxidoreductase has product MKQIGWIGLGNMGTPMASNLSKAGFPLTVFNRNILKTKPFENTGVTIAKNSRELVAQSDIIFTMLSNDEALEAVFGEILGMDDIAGKLFIDMSTISEQLSVSTAQRLKQKKASFLDAPVAGSTQPAANGTLTIMVGGDAADLTKAMPYFEKLGKFIKHVGVNGKGIATKLSVNYYLSILYLGLAETVLFAENNGIDRSDLLEIINESACGSGASRVKTPMLIKDDYQAAFALSLMHKDVLLAQKNGVNFALTDAIIDTYTNALNSGLGNQDVISIINQLKKPNS; this is encoded by the coding sequence ATGAAACAGATAGGCTGGATCGGTCTCGGCAATATGGGAACGCCAATGGCAAGCAATTTGTCCAAAGCAGGTTTTCCACTAACGGTATTTAACAGAAATATTCTAAAGACAAAACCTTTCGAAAATACAGGTGTCACAATCGCTAAAAATAGTAGAGAATTAGTAGCGCAATCCGACATCATTTTTACAATGCTCAGTAATGACGAAGCCCTTGAGGCCGTCTTTGGCGAAATTCTTGGGATGGACGACATAGCGGGGAAACTTTTTATTGATATGAGTACCATTTCGGAACAACTTTCCGTGAGTACTGCCCAAAGACTAAAACAGAAAAAAGCTTCCTTTCTAGATGCTCCTGTGGCCGGAAGTACGCAACCCGCGGCCAATGGAACGCTAACCATTATGGTAGGCGGAGACGCAGCGGATCTGACTAAGGCGATGCCTTATTTTGAAAAATTGGGTAAATTCATCAAACACGTTGGGGTCAATGGCAAAGGAATTGCAACCAAATTGAGCGTGAATTATTATCTTTCCATATTGTATTTAGGCTTAGCAGAAACGGTGTTGTTTGCCGAAAATAATGGTATTGATCGTTCGGATTTGTTAGAAATTATTAACGAAAGTGCCTGTGGGAGTGGTGCTTCTAGGGTGAAAACCCCAATGTTGATTAAGGATGATTATCAAGCGGCATTTGCCTTGAGTTTAATGCATAAAGATGTATTGTTGGCTCAGAAAAATGGAGTGAATTTCGCATTGACAGATGCTATTATAGATACTTACACTAATGCTTTGAATTCTGGTTTGGGAAATCAGGATGTTATTTCGATTATCAATCAGTTGAAAAAACCTAATTCATAA
- a CDS encoding DUF1569 domain-containing protein: protein MSSIYNASDNAAILSRIESLKPESKALWGKMTVDQMLKHTNEAILIAFDEKTLKINFLMRFLGKMMKHKIFNSEFKKNSPTAPEFIFKEHYDFEAAKKDLTINFSRFAQGPEAIKITEHPFWGKMTSEDWDKLMWKHLDHHLKQFGV, encoded by the coding sequence ATGAGCTCAATTTATAATGCGAGTGACAATGCTGCGATACTTTCCAGAATTGAATCTCTTAAACCAGAAAGCAAGGCGCTCTGGGGGAAAATGACAGTTGATCAAATGCTGAAACACACCAACGAAGCCATTCTGATTGCTTTTGATGAAAAAACCTTGAAAATTAATTTCCTAATGCGATTTTTAGGAAAAATGATGAAGCATAAAATTTTCAATTCCGAATTTAAAAAAAATAGTCCCACAGCTCCTGAATTTATTTTCAAAGAACACTATGATTTTGAAGCTGCAAAAAAAGATTTGACCATCAATTTTAGCCGTTTTGCCCAAGGTCCGGAGGCAATCAAAATCACCGAACATCCGTTTTGGGGAAAGATGACATCCGAAGATTGGGATAAATTGATGTGGAAACATTTGGATCATCATTTAAAACAATTTGGGGTTTAA
- a CDS encoding DNA/RNA non-specific endonuclease: MSIVRHKHFFLSYSEEHEQAEWAAYYLTSDKNNRHHYQRPYFKQDPLVDTESAHWRNYKNTGFDKGHLVPAADMKFSQEAYNETFLTSNVAPQNRDFNSGIWNRLEEKVRYWADKYTAIFIVTGSVLHSQLTKIGDEDVSVPDYFYKIVVRVQNDALVMIPFLVPNEKSDAALYHFATTIEKIEEITGINFNEKLAEKIEEKIEKELNYKEWSFY, translated from the coding sequence ATGAGCATCGTTCGTCACAAACATTTCTTTTTGTCCTATTCTGAAGAGCACGAACAAGCAGAATGGGCCGCTTACTATTTAACCAGCGATAAGAACAACCGCCACCATTATCAAAGACCGTATTTCAAACAAGACCCGCTGGTCGATACCGAATCAGCGCATTGGAGAAATTACAAAAATACAGGTTTCGACAAAGGGCATCTGGTGCCTGCTGCTGATATGAAATTCAGTCAAGAAGCGTACAACGAAACTTTTTTAACCTCGAATGTAGCGCCACAAAATAGAGATTTCAATTCTGGAATATGGAATAGACTCGAAGAAAAAGTACGATATTGGGCCGATAAATATACTGCAATTTTTATTGTAACGGGAAGCGTACTTCATAGTCAACTCACAAAAATTGGCGACGAAGACGTGTCTGTTCCTGATTATTTTTACAAAATCGTAGTTCGAGTGCAAAATGACGCATTAGTAATGATTCCGTTTTTGGTACCCAATGAAAAGTCAGATGCTGCGCTGTATCATTTTGCCACTACCATCGAAAAAATCGAGGAAATCACTGGAATCAATTTCAATGAAAAACTGGCCGAGAAAATTGAAGAAAAAATAGAAAAAGAACTCAATTACAAAGAATGGAGTTTTTATTGA
- a CDS encoding WD40/YVTN/BNR-like repeat-containing protein: MRKHIILLFLITLISCGKDDNNELSSDYFRKIEINTTQGLTDISFINENQGIVCGTLGYFAKTNDGGKTWNKLNVGINHSFLSAFILNENSFFTARIGLYKTQNSGSSFNEIGSLNGSSIFSINFRDDNLGFITQGGRILKTTNGGNNWVEKYNTNTYYSLSNLQFENNVGYACGGSNFDNFNEGEIVKTVDNGVNWIKITSSINITSISFVDENIGFYSNINQEIFKTLNGGMSWMKISTIGYLPLSISYKNEQIGFLSTYEGKILKTENGGKNWKVIYDKTNTPISKIITIGNSVFAIGDNGLCLKSK, from the coding sequence ATGAGAAAACATATAATTTTACTTTTTTTAATTACGCTAATATCTTGTGGAAAGGATGATAATAATGAACTATCAAGTGATTATTTTCGAAAAATTGAAATAAATACAACCCAAGGATTGACTGATATTTCGTTTATTAATGAAAACCAAGGCATCGTATGTGGAACGCTAGGATATTTTGCAAAAACAAATGATGGTGGTAAAACTTGGAATAAGTTAAATGTCGGAATTAATCATAGCTTTTTAAGTGCATTTATTTTAAATGAAAATAGTTTTTTTACTGCAAGAATTGGATTATATAAAACACAAAATTCTGGCTCTAGTTTTAATGAGATTGGGAGCTTAAATGGGAGTAGTATTTTTTCTATAAATTTTAGAGATGATAATTTAGGATTTATTACTCAAGGAGGAAGAATACTTAAAACAACTAACGGTGGCAATAATTGGGTTGAAAAATATAATACAAATACCTATTATAGTTTAAGTAATTTACAATTTGAAAATAATGTTGGCTATGCGTGTGGAGGTAGTAATTTTGATAACTTTAATGAAGGTGAAATTGTTAAAACAGTCGATAATGGTGTAAATTGGATTAAAATAACTTCATCTATAAATATAACTTCAATTAGTTTTGTTGATGAAAATATTGGGTTTTACTCAAATATTAATCAAGAAATTTTCAAAACTTTAAATGGAGGAATGTCTTGGATGAAAATATCTACAATAGGTTATTTACCATTAAGTATTTCTTATAAAAATGAACAAATAGGGTTCTTATCAACATACGAAGGTAAAATATTGAAGACTGAAAATGGCGGAAAAAATTGGAAAGTAATTTACGACAAAACAAATACGCCAATTTCAAAAATAATAACAATTGGAAATTCAGTTTTTGCAATCGGAGATAATGGATTATGTCTTAAATCAAAATAA
- the trmD gene encoding tRNA (guanosine(37)-N1)-methyltransferase TrmD, with the protein MRIDIITVLPELLRSPFEASMMKRAIDKGIVEVHFHNLRDYTTNKQKSVDDYPYGGGAGMVMNIQPIDDCITHLKSERTYDEVIYMSPDGETLKQKMANTMSMYENIIILCGHYKGVDQRVRDHFITKEISIGDYVLSGGELGALVLCDALIRLIPGVLSDETSALTDSFQDNLLSGPIYTRPADYKGWKVPEVLTSGNFAKIDKWREDMAYEHTKNRRPDLLE; encoded by the coding sequence ATGCGCATAGATATTATTACCGTTTTACCTGAATTATTGCGAAGTCCGTTTGAGGCTTCGATGATGAAACGTGCCATCGACAAGGGAATTGTAGAAGTTCATTTTCATAATCTGCGAGATTACACGACCAACAAACAAAAAAGTGTCGACGATTATCCCTATGGTGGCGGCGCCGGAATGGTGATGAATATTCAACCTATCGACGATTGCATCACGCATTTGAAAAGCGAAAGAACCTACGACGAAGTCATTTATATGTCACCCGACGGAGAAACTTTGAAACAAAAAATGGCCAACACGATGTCGATGTACGAGAATATCATCATTCTTTGTGGGCATTACAAAGGTGTGGACCAACGTGTTCGCGACCATTTTATTACCAAAGAAATCTCGATTGGCGACTATGTTTTGAGCGGCGGAGAATTGGGCGCTTTGGTTTTATGTGATGCTTTAATACGACTAATTCCCGGAGTTTTGAGCGATGAAACTTCGGCTTTGACGGATAGTTTTCAGGATAATTTATTGTCTGGACCAATATACACAAGACCTGCCGATTACAAAGGTTGGAAAGTTCCTGAGGTTCTCACTAGCGGAAATTTTGCCAAAATCGACAAATGGCGCGAGGATATGGCGTATGAACATACTAAGAACAGACGACCGGATTTGTTGGAATAA
- the rplS gene encoding 50S ribosomal protein L19 — translation MADLLKFVQDEFVTRKDFPEFGAGDTITVFYEIKEGEKTRTQFFKGVVIQRRGSGITETFTIRKMSGSVGVERIFPVNLPALQKIEINKKGHVRRARIFYFRELTGKKAKIRDKRR, via the coding sequence ATGGCAGATTTATTGAAATTCGTACAAGACGAGTTTGTAACAAGAAAAGATTTCCCTGAGTTTGGAGCTGGTGATACTATCACAGTTTTCTATGAAATTAAAGAGGGTGAAAAAACAAGAACACAGTTTTTTAAAGGTGTTGTAATTCAAAGAAGAGGTTCTGGAATCACAGAAACTTTTACTATTCGTAAAATGTCAGGTTCAGTTGGAGTGGAGCGTATTTTCCCAGTAAACTTGCCAGCTTTGCAAAAAATCGAAATCAACAAAAAAGGTCACGTTCGTAGAGCAAGAATTTTCTACTTTAGAGAACTTACCGGTAAAAAAGCTAAGATTAGAGATAAAAGAAGATAG
- a CDS encoding NADP-dependent isocitrate dehydrogenase, whose product MSTKSKIFYTLTDEAPLLATYSFLPIVQAITTTSNIEIETRDISLAGRILSNFPEFLKEDQKVADALSELGQLANTPEANIIKLPNVSASVPQLKTAISELQSHGYAVPNFPDEPANEEEVAVKGKYSKILGSAVNPVLREGNSDRRAPKAIKNYAKANPHTMGAWSSESKTKVASMETGDFYGSEKSVTIAAATDVKIELVTKDGSTTVLKASTPLKAGEIIDSSVMHLKELKSFVTKTIKEAKEHNLLLSVHLKATMMKVSDPIIFGAVVEVYFKEVFEKYAALFDQLNVDTRNGLGDVYAKIAGHAMQAEIEAAINQAIENGPALAMVNSDKGITNLQVPSDVIVDASMPAMIRTSGQMYNKEGKQQDTIAMIPDRCYSGIYTATIDFCKKHGAFDPTTMGSVPNVGLMAQKAEEYGSHDKTFQIIADGVVRVVDANGTVLMEQAVEAKDIFRMCQVKDAPIQDWVKLAVNRARLSNTPAVFWLDEKRAHDRALIEKVTQYLKDFDTTGLDIRILNPVEATNFTLERIVKGLDTISVTGNVLRDYLTDLFPILEVGTSAKMLSIVPLMNGGGLFETGAGGSAPKHVQQFVEEGYLRWDSLGEFLALGASLEYIGQTHNNPKAIVLAETLDVATEKFLANDKSPARKVGQIDNRGSHFYLAMYWAEALGAQDKDAELKATFVPIAAEFFANEAKINAELIGSQGKPQNIGGYYQPNPELTSKAMRPSETFNSILAKIA is encoded by the coding sequence ATGTCTACAAAATCTAAAATTTTTTACACGCTTACCGACGAGGCGCCTTTATTGGCCACCTATTCTTTTTTACCAATTGTACAAGCAATTACCACCACTTCTAATATAGAAATTGAGACTAGAGATATTTCTCTTGCGGGTAGAATTTTATCCAACTTTCCTGAATTCTTGAAAGAAGATCAAAAAGTAGCAGATGCTTTATCGGAATTGGGACAACTGGCCAACACTCCCGAAGCCAATATCATCAAATTACCGAATGTTTCCGCATCGGTACCGCAATTAAAAACGGCTATTTCGGAATTGCAATCGCACGGTTATGCGGTTCCAAATTTTCCTGATGAACCTGCAAATGAAGAAGAAGTCGCTGTAAAAGGTAAATATTCTAAAATTTTAGGTTCTGCCGTGAATCCTGTTTTACGCGAAGGAAACTCGGATCGTCGAGCGCCAAAAGCCATAAAAAACTATGCCAAAGCCAACCCACATACTATGGGAGCTTGGTCCTCTGAATCAAAAACCAAAGTCGCTTCGATGGAAACGGGTGACTTTTACGGAAGTGAAAAATCGGTTACGATTGCAGCAGCAACAGATGTGAAAATTGAGTTGGTGACCAAAGACGGCTCCACTACTGTTTTGAAAGCAAGCACTCCATTAAAAGCGGGTGAAATTATCGACAGTTCGGTAATGCACTTGAAAGAGTTGAAAAGTTTCGTAACCAAAACCATAAAAGAAGCCAAAGAACATAACCTATTGCTGTCGGTTCACTTGAAAGCAACGATGATGAAAGTATCAGACCCCATTATTTTTGGTGCCGTGGTGGAAGTATATTTCAAGGAGGTTTTCGAAAAATACGCCGCTTTATTTGATCAATTAAATGTTGATACCCGAAATGGTTTGGGTGATGTGTATGCAAAAATTGCTGGACATGCAATGCAAGCTGAAATTGAAGCCGCCATAAACCAAGCTATCGAAAACGGTCCCGCCTTGGCGATGGTCAATTCAGATAAGGGAATCACCAATCTTCAAGTTCCATCAGATGTAATTGTCGATGCCTCAATGCCAGCGATGATTCGTACTTCGGGGCAGATGTACAATAAAGAAGGTAAGCAGCAGGATACCATCGCTATGATACCAGACCGTTGTTATTCTGGAATTTATACCGCCACCATCGATTTTTGTAAAAAACACGGTGCCTTCGACCCAACAACTATGGGAAGTGTTCCAAACGTAGGTTTGATGGCACAAAAAGCAGAAGAATATGGTTCTCACGACAAAACCTTTCAAATCATTGCAGACGGAGTGGTTCGTGTTGTGGATGCTAACGGAACCGTTTTAATGGAACAAGCTGTTGAAGCAAAAGATATTTTCAGAATGTGTCAGGTTAAAGACGCTCCAATTCAGGATTGGGTAAAACTAGCTGTAAACAGAGCGCGATTATCGAATACGCCAGCCGTATTTTGGTTAGACGAAAAAAGAGCACACGACAGAGCATTGATCGAAAAAGTAACCCAATATTTAAAAGATTTTGATACCACAGGTTTAGACATTCGAATCCTAAATCCGGTGGAGGCTACGAACTTTACCTTGGAAAGAATCGTCAAAGGCTTGGATACCATTTCGGTAACGGGCAATGTATTGCGTGACTATCTCACCGATTTATTCCCAATTCTTGAAGTGGGAACTTCGGCCAAAATGTTGTCTATCGTTCCCTTAATGAATGGTGGAGGTTTGTTCGAAACTGGTGCTGGCGGATCGGCTCCGAAGCATGTGCAGCAATTTGTAGAAGAAGGCTATCTGCGTTGGGATTCGCTAGGAGAATTTTTGGCATTAGGCGCTTCTTTAGAATATATTGGACAAACACACAACAATCCGAAGGCGATTGTTCTCGCAGAAACCCTAGATGTCGCCACCGAGAAATTCTTGGCCAATGACAAATCTCCCGCGCGTAAAGTGGGACAAATCGACAACCGAGGTTCTCATTTTTATTTGGCAATGTATTGGGCAGAAGCCTTGGGAGCACAAGACAAAGACGCTGAACTCAAAGCCACATTTGTTCCAATCGCTGCTGAATTTTTTGCAAATGAAGCTAAAATCAACGCCGAATTGATCGGATCACAAGGAAAACCGCAAAATATTGGCGGATACTATCAACCCAATCCGGAATTGACTAGTAAGGCGATGCGTCCGAGTGAAACATTCAATTCGATATTGGCAAAAATCGCTTAA